The genomic stretch ATCTTATTTAAAAGCAGATTGAGAAAAGAATAATAAGGATGAAAAAAATTTACATCACATAACAAAGTATATGAGGGAAAAGAAAAAGAGCATTTTAAACTTTTCAGCGGTTGCACTTTTTCTTTCACCCAAATTTCGCTTCCTCTATGATAAAATAATAAGGAAGTCGGCGAAACTTCTCATATTCGGATACGTTATATGCAATTCAAAAAATATAGGAATGGCAGGGATTAGAATTGGGTATATTTTAACCTCTGAATGTTTAGCGGGAATGATAGAAAAATTTAAGCCGATGATGGAGGTAAGCTCTTTGGCGGTAAATGCAATTGTAGCTATTTGTTCCAGTAGGAAATATTTAAAGAGTGCCGTAAAAGATATTGTTATTTCACGGGGTAAGTTTACATATGGTTTAAGAGATTTAGGGTATAATGCTATTGAAAGAGGAGGTAATTTTATTCTTGTTGATTTTGGAGATAAGCGAAAGGAGGTCTTAGAAAGTTTAGGAAAGAATAATATAGAATATAGAATTTTTGGCAGTCCACTGAAAAAATATACCAGAATAACAGTCGGGAAATACAAGATAATGAACTATGTATTGAAAATTATTAGAAAACATAATAAATAATTGAATATTTTTTTGAAATTTACTTTTATTTATTGATATTGACTTTTAGGTTAAAATATATTAAATTATTATTATGTCAAAATAAAAAATTAAACTTAAGAAGAAAAGTTATGATAAAAATCTATAATTCTTTAACAAGAAAAAAGGAAGATTTTGTACCGCTTTTGGAGGGTGAGTTGAAAATGTATGCTTGTGGTATAACTCCTTATGATGAAATTCATATTGGACATGCTAGACAAGCAGTCGTTTATGATGTTGTTAGGGCTTATTTTGAATATCTTGGATATAAGATTACATATGTAAGAAATTTTACAGATGTAGATGACAAGATAATCAAAAGAGCAAATGAGGAGGGCAGAGATAGTATAGAGGTAAGCGAGCATTATATCAAGGAAAATTCAGAAGATTTGGAAAAACTTAAAGTTAAGCACGCTACCCATGAGCCAAAAGTCACTGATTGTATTGCTGACATAATAGAGTATATTCAGGTTCTTATCGACAAAGGTTTTGCCTATGTTGTTAAAGGCGAAGTGTTTTTTGATATCGATAAATTTACTGAATACGGCAAGTTGTCCAACCGGAAAAGAGATGATTTGATAGACTCTGAAGATTCTCCAAACAAAAAGAATAACAATGATTTTGCTTTGTGGAAACCTCATAAGCCAGGCGAGCCATACTGGGATTCGCCTTGGTCAAAAGGTCGGCCTGGATGGCACATCGAATGTTCAGTAATGGCTCATAAATATCTTGGCGATGAAATAGATATCCATGGAGGCGGATTGGATTTAATATTTCCTCATCATGAAAATGAAATTGCTCAAAGCGAGGCTTATTCAGGTAAAGCTTTTGCAAAATACTGGGTTCATAATGGTCTGGTAATGATCAACGGAACTAAGATGAGTAAAAGTTTGGGAAATTTTTTGACAGTTAAGGATGCTTTGAAAAAATATTTTCCAGAAGAAATCAGATATGTAATATTAACCAATACTTATAGTTCTAATATCGATTTTTTAGATGATCTATTCTTGAATGCCAGAAAGAGACTTTATTATTTTTATACTACTCTTTTGCGAATGGAGGAATTTGCCAATGGTGCGGATGCTAAAGTTGATTCAGATCGAGTCCCTGGAGTTATTATCGGTCTTGAGGGAAAGTTTAATGAGTTAATGGATGATAATTTTAATACTCCTAGAGTAATTTCCGAAATAACGGAAATATTCAAAGAGTTGAATAAGATTATTGATTCCAATAAATATTCTACCGAAGAAAAGAGCGGTATCTTTAAATCCTTTTTCCAAATTTTTAACAAAATTTCTTCTGTTTTAAGACTCTTTGAAGATAGTCCAAATGAATATCTTTCAAAATTAAAAGAGAAAATCTTGACAGAAAAAAATATAACTGAGAATTTTATTAATTCAAAGCTGGAAGAGCGTCAATCTGCCAAAAAAATAAAAGACTATGAAAAGGCAGATAGTATAAAGGAGGAACTAAAATCAAAGGGGATATCAATTCAAGATTCTCCTGATTCTGTAAAATGGGAAATTATTTTTTAGTAATTAAATTTTTTATTGGCACTATCCAGGTAGCGCCATTTATTTTATTATTATTTTTGCAATATGACTAAATTAGAAATAAAAATGTTAAATTTTTTGAAGGAGTTAAAGAAAAAATATTCAGTCGTTGGCATAAAGGCTGAATTTGAAGCAGAAGGAAGTCGCTTGACTGAACTTTTACGCTTAAAGGAGATAGTCGCCAAAGCTGGCTTGGGTTTGACTATAAAAACAGGAGGCGCTGAAGCTATTAGGGATTTATATGATGCAAGGCTTATTGGTGTTTCCGGTATAGTCGCTCCTATGATTGAATCTCCTTTTGCTTTAAAAAAATTTTTATCGGCAATAGACACAGCTTTCCCAGAAAAAGAGGAAAGAGAGGATATTTCCTTTTTCGTTAATATAGAAACAATTGATGCATATAATAATTTTGACGAAATGCTTGAGATAGAGAATATAAATAAATTAGCAGGAATTGTTTTGGGTAGATCAGATATGTCTTGTTCTCTTGGGCTCGCAAAGAAAGATATTAACTCAACTAAATTATTTAAAATAGCAGAAACTCTTATTAAAAAAATAAAAAAGAAAGATTTAAAATTTATAATTGGCGGATCTGTTGATATTAAATCTTTAGATTTTTTTAATAAACTTCCGAAAACTAATTTTGTTGGATTTGAAACCAGAAAAGTAATATTTGAATGCCCAACTGCGCTTAATCGACAAGCTAAGGAGGGAATACAAAAGGCCTTGGAATTTGAGTTATTATGGTTACTGAATAAAAAAGATTATTATAATAAAATTTCAGCTGAAGATAGCGAGAGAATTAAAAAATTACAAAAAAAGTATAATCTTAAATAAATGTTTATACTTAGAGATTAAATAATAATAAAGAGTTTTAGGCAAAGGGAATTCACCCTTTTAATTTCCCTCTTCCCTTTGCCTAAAACAAAAAAATCAAATTTTCTTTTCTAGTAGAAAAGGTTTAAAATAATTAAAACGAGATAAAAAATTTACTCTGCGGATTTGCTTTTCAAAGTTATTCTGGAAATTTATATTTAAATCAGTATTAAAATCAGTTTTTCTTTTCACGTTCATCCAAAGCAAATCCTTGTCCCGTTGCGCCTGCCTGCCGGCAGGCAGGCTCTCCTCCTTTCAGTCGTCGTGGCGTAAACAAGGGATAAAAGGAAAATTGCTCGGCTCGCAATTTTCCCAAATTTTTTTTGCTACGCTCTGAAAATTTTTTTTATCCCCGATGTTATCGGAAATAATCAAAAGTTTTTTATCAGCTTAGCGGATAATTATTTGGGGCTATTTTTTATTTTTATATTACAAAAACCCTTAACAAAATGGGGGGGGTAGTGATAAGGTATCAATGACTATCATGGTGGTAGTTAAATCGTTCATTCCAAACCAAAAGGAGGTGAGAACCGATGGGAAAAAAGAACACTCCAACACGCGGACCTTCGAAACATGGTGGTTGGGGAGGCAAGAGAGCATCTAAGGGAGGTGGCCTTTCCACAACGAAATCCGGAGGCAAATCCGGAACTTCTGGCGGTGGCAAAAAGAAATAAATGTTACCGCAAAGCGAGGTAGATTTCATAATTACCTCGCTTTTTTAATATTACGATACATGTTATAATATAACTAACTTAATTTGCTTACATTAATAAATAGTCAAGTGTAACGCATTAGGTTAGAATGGTCTAAATTATATTATTCCACAACTATGTTAAAATTTTATCTTAAAAAATTGAAAAATAATTTAACTGTATTTATTATTAAAACACAAAAATTATCATCTCTTGATATTACTTTGTATATTAAGACTGGTTCAGTTTATGAAGATAAAAAAAATAATGGAATTTCCCATTTACTTGAACATTTGCTCTTTCTAAAAACTAAACAACTTGAATTACATCCCATTGTCCTTGATATATATCCATATACTAGAAAGGATTTTACTTATTTTGAAATTACTACTTATAAAGATTTAATAAATGATGCTCTGTCATCTCTATTTTCAGTAATTGCATTTCCTGATTTTACAGAAAATAATCTTAAAATTATTAAAAAAATTACCACAGAAGAAATAATGGAATTTTATGATAATCCTTGTGATGTTTTAAATCAAAAAATAGATCAATTTTTATATCAAAAGAACAGCTTGGCGCTTAATGTGGCAAGTAGCGAAGAAAATCTAAAAAATATTACCATAGCAAATTTAAAAGAATGGTATAAAAATTTTTATGTTCCAAGCAATATGATTTTAACCTTAGTTGGTGATATAAATATCAGCAAAACAATAAAACAAATTAATAATATTTTCCATTTTAATAATTTATCTGATAGAACAAGTAAAAATAAAAAAATTGGCAAGATTGTTTATCCCAAGACTATATCAAAGCCAATCAAATTAAAAAGTAGTAATAATTTTAAACAAACATATTTAACTTTTGTCTTCCCAGTGTCCAGCATTAATAATTCAAAATATACTCATTTTATTTTGTTAGCAGAAATTTTAAATAAAAAAATAAGGCAAAAAATGGAAAATAGCGGCCTCTTTTATGATATTCAGTTTTGTTACCATCACTATTTAAATGTAGGAGAATTTAGGATAATAACTGCTTGTAAAAAAAATAATACGGATAAAATAATAAAAAAAATTTATAATTTTATTAATGCTATTAAAATATCGGATTCATTTTTTAATGAAACAAAAAAATATATTAAATATCAATTTTTATTAAAAGAGGATAATGTAGACGAATTGTCATCTTTGTCTTTGTATTTATTAAATAACAATTCTAAATTAACTACTCTTAAAGATGAAATAGATAAAATTGACAGTATAAAATTTGATGAAATAATCACTATTAAGAAAAAATATTTTAATAAGAAAAACAGTTATCATTTTCTAATGAATTAAAAAAATTAAAAATAAAAAATAGCCATAAATAATGTTTTGATTCCCGCCAATTCGGCGGGCAGGCGCAAAACAAAAATTTTTAATTACATCCGATAACAGCGTGTATGAGGCTACGGCTTCTATACAAGTTTCCACCCATATTTGCCATATTTTGCTCCGCTACCTGCCTGCCGGCAGGCAGGCGCTCCGCAAAACATCAGATATACGCAAACGTTATCGGAAATAATTAAAAATTTTTTATCAGCTTAGCGGATAATTATTTGGGGCTATTTTTTATTTTTTCATCGCAACAAAATCCTTGACAAAATGGGGAATAGTGATAAGGTACTGTCAGTTCTTTAACATCAAAAACAAGGAGGATAGAAACATGGAAAAACAAAAGTATCAGTTATCCCCAAATATCCGCATTATATCTGATTCTGAATCAGATATGGCGATGGTTTATCACGCCCTATATGGTAATCCTCGAATTATCAATGACGAGGGTTTGCGATTTTTGAATCTTTTCAAACGACCAAGCAGCGCAGAAGAAATCTCTGAAATTTGCGACGACAATCCAAAGGGTACAATTCAAGAGTTCGCCGAGATTTTCTTTCTTGTCGAACCCGGCTTTGACGAGAAAAAATTCCTACGAGAGAAGAAAGAACAACAACTCATCGAAGTACAGAAGCAAAGGACGGTTGACCGAATGGGCCTCGCAATCAGCGATTCGTGCAACTTTGGATGTACACACTGCATTCATTTCCAGCCTGCGACCAATCTTGATCAAGTGCTGCCTATATATCAACGAGCGGCTCCGCAACTCAATATGACTTGGGAAATCGCAAAGCGATGCGTAGATCAGTATGTTGCATTAATGAGAGAGCAAGAAAAGACTCACGGAAAGATACATTTTGGAAACGCAGAACCGTTAGTCAATTGGCCTGTTATTGAGCAAGTGCTTGAATACTGCGATAAGATGAGCGATTTCTCATTTGAATTTGCCATCAATACAAATCTGGTACTCATGACAAAGCAGATCGCCGAGACATTCAAACGATATCAAGTCCGTATCGCAACGTCACTTGACGGAACTCAAATAGCTAACGATGCTATTCGCATTACAAAAGGTGGGCGGGGAACATTTACCCGCATCCTTGAGAAGTTCGATCTCCTATCAGAGATCGGTTATTCGCTTGATGGATTCAGTATCACTGTTACAAGAGGCAACTTCGAACTCATTGACACAGATATTTTAGACTTGGCCATTGAAAGAAGAATGTCTTCAATCGCTTTCGATTATGACCTTGTTGGTCTGATTCACATTTCTGCTGAGGAACGAATTGCAAAACTCATGCGACTCAAAAAGTACGCCAATGAACACGGCATTGACTTCTTTGGAACATGGGATTCTCCGTTTCGTAATCTGACCTCAGAAAGTCTATTGTCTGGAGATCACGCGTTTTGTGCCGCCGTTCAAGGCAAATCCATTGAGTTTAATGTGAATGGCAGTATCAAGATCTGTAGTCACACCACCACGACGATCGGGCATCTCGACAGCTTCGATGAGATGTTCGGAAAAAATGGTGGTTTAACACAGATTGTTGCCAATCGTTTTCCGGGGACAGATGAATACTGTTCCGGGTGCGAGATTGAAGGTCCGTGCGGTGGACAATGCCATGTCACCAGAGAGGTTGTTTCTCGTTCAATGGGTGGGGAACAACAAGAAATTTTTACAGATATGTGTAATTTCTATCGCGGAATCACAAAAGCGCTTGCGATAGAGTATATCCGGTCAAGCTGAACCGCGGCGGTCGGCAACCGTCAAACCTGCATCTTATGAAAGGAGGTGAGCCAGATGAGAAAGATCAAGATCAAAAAGATCAAGATTGCCAAGGTCGTCCCACTGCCTTCGGGGATGTCTTTCCCCGGCAAACGAACCAGTTGCAAGTAATTGCAGCCCGTGGGGTTAAGTACGTAAGTGTTTAACCCCACTTTTTTTTGTCCCACTGCACCACAAGTTCATAAATATTTTTTTGAGGATTATTTGAGCTCACTGCCCAATGAAGCGCGTTAAGATAAAAAATGGCATAAACAAACTGATATTTTTTCTGAAATAATTTTTTATCTTCTACAAGAGTGGATTCCCAAATCGCCGCAATGAGTTTATCCATATAATCAGCTTCAAATGTTTCATCAACGCCCTGCTCTTGATATGCTTTAGCGCACTCTTGATAATAAAAGAGGCGAGAGAGATCATAGTTGGGATCGCCAAATAACGCTAATTCCCAATCAAGTACCCCCGTTAAATTTTTACCATCAGTAAGTAAATTATGAATAATAAGATCGCCATGAACTAAGGTAAACTTTATTTTAGTAGTAAATAGATTTTTAATTTCGGGGTTATTAATTATTAAAAATAAATCCCGCAATAATTTATTAGCTTGCTCAAATTTTTTAATATCAATACTTTTCTGCTTTACTCCATCTGTAAGGTAGTCCAAAAACCTTTTATATTTTTTACCTGTTTTTACCGAATAAATATTATCTTTTATTATGATTCTCTGATACTGAAGAAATTCAACGACTTGTTTGATAATATCACTTTTACTGCTTGACGAAAGATTTTTCCAAGTTAAATCCATTGTCTGTCCGGGAAGGCGATTCTCAACCATAAAAAATAATTCATCAATTTTTCCATACCATAAAACTTTTGGTATTAATTGATAATTAAGACGCTTTAAAAAATTTGCCTCTCTTAGTAAAAGTTTAGGGTTATCGTCCCTAAAACGTATAACATAGTTATCCGAGAGAAAAACTTTGTAGTTAGTGCCACTTGGCGCAACCGTAAAATTTTCCCCTACGGGGATGGCAAATTGTCTCTTAATTTTTTTAATTCGTAAAAGATAATTTTTCATAGTATAATTTTATCAAAAATAATAATATTTGTCATTTTTTAAAAATTTTAAAGATTGAATTTTAACTTATTTTAATTTATAATATCAGTATATGGTACGATTTCAAAAAAATAAAAAATAGCCCTAAATAATATTTTGATTCCCGCCAATTCGGCGGGCAGGCGCAAAACAAAAATTTTTAATTACATCCGATAACGGCGTGTATGAGGCTACGGCTTTTTACAAAAGCCTCTACCCATATTTGCCTCAGCTACCTGCCTGCCGGCAGGCAGGCGCTACGGCAAACATCAGATATGCCGAAACGTTATACGCAATTTAAAAAATATTTTTGCTATATTAAAAATAAAAAAGCCATAATTTAATATTATGGTTTTTATATAACAATTAAATTGTACCGCTAACGGGAATCGAACCCGTGTTTCCGCCGTGAGAGGGCGATGTCCTAACCCCTAGACGATAGCGGCTATATTACTCAACAAACCTACTACTTTTTTGCGTCGCCGCCAAATCTTCTATCGCGATTGTTAAACCAGTCAATTGCTTCATCTAAGTCGCTTTCGGAAAAGTCAGGCCAGCAAACAGATGGAAAATATAACTCGCTATATGATGACTGCCAAAGAAGAAAGCCAGAAAGCCGCTGTTCTCCGGATGTTCTGATAATTAAATCAGTGTCAGGCAATCCAGCAGTATAAAGATTATCATTAACTATTTTTTCTGTTATTTTGTCAGCGGGTATTTTTTCTTGTATAATTTTTTTTATGGCATTAACAATTTCTACTCTTCCTCCATAACTAATAGCAATATTTAAAAGTCCTTTTTTGCAATTTTTAGTTGCTTGTTCCATTTTTTGAATGCTTTTTTGCATATCAGACGACAGATCAGAAATTCTCCCAATAACACGCACTTGAATATTTTGTTTTTTAAAATATTCTATCTCGTTTATCATCGCGTTTTTTAACAATTTCATTAAATAACCGACTTCTTTTTTTGATCTGTTCCAATTTTCAGTTGAAAAAGCGTAAATAGTTAAAATTTTTATTCCTTTTTTTAAGCATAACTCTCCAACCTCTTTGATTTTGTCATATCCTTTGCTGTGGCCTTTTAAAGTCGGCAGGCCTTTGTTTCGCGCCCATCTTCTGTTCCCATCCATTATAATTCCTAAATGGTTTATATTTCTAGGCATAGATTTATTTTGTTTCTTTATGAAGAGTATGAGCTTTGCAAAATTTGCAATATTTTTTTAGTTCTAAACGGTTTTTTATTGTTTTTTTATTTTTTTGAGAATAATAATTTATTCTGTGGCATTTAGAACATTCTAATTTTATTAGGTTATCTTGCGACATAATTTAAATTTTAGCTTTTTAGCTTTTAGCTTATAGATTGAATTATAAACTAAAAATAATTAAATTTTTTGGAGCCAGCGAAGGGATTCGAACCCGTGACCTACTGTTTACAAAACAGTTGCTCTAACCAACTGAGCTACGCTGGCAAATCTATTGAGCCGTTGCGCGGGCTTGAACCGCGGACCTCTTCCTTACCATGGAAGCGCTCTACCGCTGAGCTACAACGGCAAAAAAACAAATTAAAATGTGAAATGTTTTGCTAAGTTGTTGACTATCCTAATAAATATACTAGCTTGTCCCGCCGTATGGCGGTAAGCTACAACGGCAAATTAAAGTTATATTATTTTTTTTTCTATATCTTTATAGATACTGCCGAGCACTCCATTAACAAATTTTCCAGAAGAAGTTCCGCCAAAAGTTTTTGCTAATTCTATTGCTTCGTTAATTGCGACTTTTGCGGGAATATTTTTATCATAACATAATTCATAAACTCCGATACGCAAAATATTTCTGTCTATGTTGGTAATTTGGTTAATAGGCCATTCAGGTGCGTATTTAGTTATTGTTTTATCAATTTTAACCAAATTTTCAATAACACCATCTATAATATTGGTAATAAAGTCTTTTTCATTTATTCCGGGAGCAAATCCTTTTATATTTTTATCAGCTTCTTCTTTTACATTTTTAATAACAGCATCATCTTTGAGTCGATTATAGTCAGAATGAAAAGCATTGCGGAAATCTATTTGATACAGAGTCTGCATTGCTACTGTTCTTCCAAGGTGGCGATTAGACATATTATTAGCTTTTAGCTTTTAGCTTTTATACAAAGACAAAAAACTAAGAAATTAAAAAATTAAAAAATTTTATTTTTTTTCTTTATCTTTTTTTTCGTCTTTTTTCTTTTTTGAAACAGCGATTTTTAAAACCTGCTTGCCTTTGTATGTTCCGCAATTTTTACAAACAGTATGAGATAATATTGGTTGCTTGCATTTTGGGCATTTAGAAAGGCTTATTTTTTTTAATGCGTTATGCGACTGCCTTTTTTTGATTGATGATTTTGTGCGGCGTTTTTTTGGTACTGACATAGAATATTAATTATCCCAGCCAGAGGCTGGTCAGCCTTCGGCTGAAATTTACAATTTTTAATTATAAACTGAATTTATTTTTTTAAATTAAACTTGATAAGTATTTTAACATAAAGAATAAAGAAATCAAGGGAATAAGGTTTATATTCAATTTAGTTGTAAATTCCGATAATATTATATAGAATTGATTTTATAAATACTTTTTTAAAAGCACCAAATCCAAAATTACAAATAACAAACAAATTACAATAACCAAAATTACAAATTCAAAACTTTTCAATTATATTGTTTTGAATTTTGAATTTTGAACATTGGTGCTTATTTGGAATTTATGATTTTGAATTTTGAATTTTCTAAATAAAATCCTATTCAATTTTATTATCTAATTTTATTTTTTGAAATGATTAAATTGCGTATAGCCTGAAAATAATTATATAAAAGTTATATTAGCTACTTCATCTTCCTTATTTTTAAATCTCATAAGCTTTACTCCTTGCGTTGACCTTCCCAATGAATTAACAGATTTTAGAGGAAGCCTGATAATTTGTCCAAGTTTGGAAATGATAATAATATCCTCGTCCAAGATTTTAGAATTTGTAATAACCATAGCTATTAAATTTCCTGTTCGCGATGTTATTTTTGCTGTTTTTATTCCTGATCCTCCTCTTGATTGCAAACGATATTCAGACAATTTTGTTTTTTTGCCAAAGCCATTTTTGCTAATTATTAAAACTTGCAAATTTTTTTCTTTTGCTTGAAAATCAATGACATCCATTCCAATCACTCTATCATCTTTTTTCAGCCTTATTCCCTTAACTCCGCTTGCGTTTCTTCCCATTGAACGGACGCCTTTTTCATTAAATTTTATTGACTTGCCAAGAGTTGTGGCAATTATAATATTATCTTTTCCAGAAGACGGGCTAACCCATTCTAATAGGTCGTCATTTTTAAGTTTAATTGCGATAAGTCCGCTTCTTCTCACATTAGTAAAGTCTGATATAGCTACTTTTTTTATTAAGCCATTTTTTGTTTGCATTATTATATATTTGCATTCTTCTAATTCATCAAAAGGAAGAACAGCTGAAATAAGTTCGTCAGATCCTAATTGTAAAAAATTTACGATTGCTTGTCCTTTTGACTGGCGGGTTGCCTGCGGAATATCATAAGCTTTTAATTGGAATACTCTTCCTTTTGTCGTAAAAAATAGAACATCAGAATGTGTCATTGCGGTAAAAAAATGTTCTACTAAATCTTCTTCTTTTGTTGTTAAGCCAATAACTCCTTTTCCTCCGCGAGATTGAGTTTTAAAATTATCAGGAGACATTCTTTTAATATATCCGTCGCGAGTTATCGCGATAATCGTTGATTCATTAGGAACCAAATCTTCCGCTGAAAATTCCCCAACAGCTCCGGCAACAACTTTTGTTCTTCTTTCGTCAGCAAATTTTTCTTTAACTTCTTTTAATTCATCTTTTACTATATTTGACATCAACTTTTTAGACGCTAATATTTTTTTTAATTCTTTAATAATTTTTTTCTTTTCTTTTAGTTCATCTTCAATTTTCATTCTTTCCAAATTTGCCAAATTTTGCAATTTCATTTCTAAAATAGCAACTGATTGTTTTTCAGAAAGTTTGAATTTTTTTATTAAATTGATTTTTGCTTCTTCCTTGTCTTTGGATTTTTTAATCACTTTGATAACAGCGTCAATTTTATCTAAAGCGATTTTTAAACCTTCTAAAATATGCGCGCGGTCAAGAGCTTTTTGCAATTCAAATTTGCACCTTCTTTCAATAACTGTCAATCTGTGTTTAATGTGTTCTTCTAACGCTGTTTTTAAATTTAGTACCTTAGGCTGTATCCCATTGATTAACGCTAACATATTAAAGTTAAAATTTTCTTGCAAAGGCGTTAATTTAAATAAGCGATTTAATATTTTTTTAGGATAAGAATCGCGTTTTAATTCAATAACAATTCTTATATCTTCCAGCCCTTTTGATTCATCTCTCAAATCTTTAATCCCGTCTATTTTTTTATTTCTAACCAAGTCAGCTATTTTTTCTATTAAAGTAGCTTTATTAACTTGATAGGGAATTTCTGAAACAATAATTTGGAACTGATTAGTTTTCACTTCCACTATTTCAGTTTTAGCCCGCATTGTTACTCTTCCTCGTCCAGTGTTATACGCTTCTCTTATTTCTTTTTTATTATAAATAATTCCGCCTGTTGGAAAATCAGGACCTTTAACAAATTTTATTAAATCGTCAATTGTGGCATCAGGCTTGTCAATCAAATATTCAAGCGCGTCTATAAGTTCTTCTAAATTATGCGGTGGAATATTTGTTGCCATGCCAACTGCAATTCCCAATGTTCCATTTAATAAAAGAATAGGGAGTTTAGAGGGTAGAATCCTTGGTTCTTTTTGGCTTCCATCATAATTAGGAACAAAATCAACAGTATCTTTATCAATGTCTTTTAAAACTTCTTCAGTAATTTGTTCCAGCTTTGCCTCTGTATATCTCATAGCTGCTGCCTTATCTCCGTCCATTGATCCAAAGTTTCCCTGTCCTCTTACTAATGTATAACGCAAAGAAAAGTCTTGCGCCATTCTTACCATACTTTCATAAACAGCGGCGTCTCCATGAGGATGATATTTACCAAGAACTTCACCAACTACTGTGGCTGATTTTCTGAATTTAGCCGTATGTTTCAGCCCAATGCTCCACATCGCGTAAAGAATTCTTCTGTG from Patescibacteria group bacterium encodes the following:
- the gyrA gene encoding DNA gyrase subunit A, which encodes MKKDKNNNINKEDKQTEIIEKIEDLAIVDEMKESYLDYAMSVIISRALPDARDGLKPVHRRILYAMWSIGLKHTAKFRKSATVVGEVLGKYHPHGDAAVYESMVRMAQDFSLRYTLVRGQGNFGSMDGDKAAAMRYTEAKLEQITEEVLKDIDKDTVDFVPNYDGSQKEPRILPSKLPILLLNGTLGIAVGMATNIPPHNLEELIDALEYLIDKPDATIDDLIKFVKGPDFPTGGIIYNKKEIREAYNTGRGRVTMRAKTEIVEVKTNQFQIIVSEIPYQVNKATLIEKIADLVRNKKIDGIKDLRDESKGLEDIRIVIELKRDSYPKKILNRLFKLTPLQENFNFNMLALINGIQPKVLNLKTALEEHIKHRLTVIERRCKFELQKALDRAHILEGLKIALDKIDAVIKVIKKSKDKEEAKINLIKKFKLSEKQSVAILEMKLQNLANLERMKIEDELKEKKKIIKELKKILASKKLMSNIVKDELKEVKEKFADERRTKVVAGAVGEFSAEDLVPNESTIIAITRDGYIKRMSPDNFKTQSRGGKGVIGLTTKEEDLVEHFFTAMTHSDVLFFTTKGRVFQLKAYDIPQATRQSKGQAIVNFLQLGSDELISAVLPFDELEECKYIIMQTKNGLIKKVAISDFTNVRRSGLIAIKLKNDDLLEWVSPSSGKDNIIIATTLGKSIKFNEKGVRSMGRNASGVKGIRLKKDDRVIGMDVIDFQAKEKNLQVLIISKNGFGKKTKLSEYRLQSRGGSGIKTAKITSRTGNLIAMVITNSKILDEDIIIISKLGQIIRLPLKSVNSLGRSTQGVKLMRFKNKEDEVANITFI
- the nusB gene encoding transcription antitermination factor NusB yields the protein MSNRHLGRTVAMQTLYQIDFRNAFHSDYNRLKDDAVIKNVKEEADKNIKGFAPGINEKDFITNIIDGVIENLVKIDKTITKYAPEWPINQITNIDRNILRIGVYELCYDKNIPAKVAINEAIELAKTFGGTSSGKFVNGVLGSIYKDIEKKII
- the rpmF gene encoding 50S ribosomal protein L32, with the translated sequence MSVPKKRRTKSSIKKRQSHNALKKISLSKCPKCKQPILSHTVCKNCGTYKGKQVLKIAVSKKKKDEKKDKEKK